From Streptomyces durmitorensis, a single genomic window includes:
- the lpdA gene encoding dihydrolipoyl dehydrogenase: MANDASTVFDLVILGGGSGGYAAALRASQLGLDVALIEKGKVGGTCLHNGCIPTKALLHAGEIADQAREAEQFGVKATFEGIDMAAVHKYKDDVISGLYKGLQGLIASRKVTYIEGEGKLSSPTSVDVNGQRVQGRHVLLATGSVPKSLPGLEIDGNRIISSDHALVMDRVPKSAIILGGGVIGVEFASAWKSFGSEVTVVEGLKHLVPVEDENSSKLLERAFRKRGIKFNLGTFFEKAEYTQDGVRVTLADGKTFDAEVLLVAIGRGPVSQGLGYEEQGVAMDRGYVLVDEYMQTNVPTISAVGDLVPTLQLAHVGFAEGILVAERLAGLKTVPIDYDGVPKVTYCHPEVASVGITEAKAKEIYGADKVVALKYSLAGNGKSKILKTAGEIKLVQVKDGAVVGVHMVGDRMGEQVGEAQLIYNWEALPAEVAQLIHAHPTQNEAMGEAHLALAGKPLHSHD, encoded by the coding sequence GTGGCGAACGACGCCAGCACCGTTTTCGACCTAGTGATCCTCGGCGGCGGTAGCGGCGGTTACGCCGCGGCACTGCGCGCGTCGCAGCTGGGCCTGGACGTCGCCCTGATCGAGAAGGGCAAGGTCGGCGGTACCTGCCTGCACAACGGCTGCATCCCGACGAAGGCGCTGCTGCACGCCGGTGAGATCGCCGACCAGGCTCGCGAGGCCGAGCAGTTCGGCGTGAAGGCCACCTTCGAGGGCATCGACATGGCGGCCGTCCACAAGTACAAGGACGACGTGATCTCGGGCCTCTACAAGGGCCTGCAGGGACTCATCGCCTCGCGCAAGGTGACGTACATCGAGGGCGAGGGCAAGCTCTCGTCCCCGACCTCGGTGGACGTGAACGGCCAGCGCGTCCAGGGCCGCCACGTGCTGCTCGCGACCGGCTCCGTGCCGAAGTCGCTGCCGGGCCTGGAGATCGACGGCAACCGCATCATCTCCTCGGACCACGCGCTGGTCATGGACCGCGTGCCGAAGTCCGCGATCATCCTGGGCGGCGGCGTCATCGGCGTCGAGTTCGCCTCGGCGTGGAAGTCCTTCGGGTCCGAGGTCACCGTCGTCGAGGGCCTCAAGCACCTCGTGCCGGTCGAGGACGAGAACTCCTCGAAGCTTCTTGAGCGCGCGTTCCGCAAGCGCGGCATCAAGTTCAACCTCGGCACCTTCTTCGAGAAGGCCGAGTACACGCAGGACGGCGTCCGCGTGACCCTCGCCGACGGCAAGACCTTCGACGCCGAGGTTCTCCTCGTCGCCATCGGCCGCGGCCCCGTCTCGCAGGGCCTCGGCTACGAGGAGCAGGGCGTCGCGATGGACCGCGGCTACGTCCTCGTCGACGAGTACATGCAGACCAACGTCCCGACGATCTCCGCCGTCGGTGACCTGGTGCCGACCCTCCAGCTCGCGCACGTCGGCTTCGCCGAGGGCATCCTGGTGGCGGAGCGCCTGGCCGGTCTCAAGACCGTCCCGATCGACTACGACGGCGTGCCGAAGGTGACGTACTGCCACCCCGAGGTCGCCTCCGTGGGCATCACCGAGGCCAAGGCCAAGGAGATCTACGGCGCGGACAAGGTCGTCGCCCTCAAGTACAGCCTGGCGGGCAACGGCAAGAGCAAGATCCTCAAGACCGCGGGCGAGATCAAGCTCGTCCAGGTCAAGGATGGTGCCGTGGTCGGCGTCCACATGGTCGGCGACCGCATGGGCGAGCAGGTCGGCGAGGCCCAGCTGATCTACAACTGGGAAGCGCTGCCGGCCGAGGTCGCCCAGCTCATCCACGCCCACCCCACGCAGAACGAGGCGATGGGCGAGGCCCACCTGGCCCTCGCGGGCAAGCCGCTGCACTCCCACGACTGA
- a CDS encoding phosphatidylglycerol lysyltransferase domain-containing protein, which yields MGDEQSTAGRRQRLAAAFSVWYLRAVTFINFLSAVWVSLGQDLRRHNTENYFTPYLLTAGFASGAFTMFLAITMRRRKRAAWILNLVLSGLFLLLFAFAMIFPEIRRYAQNWISLVLTAAFVASLIVGRREFYAKGDRSNPKLAAAVAVGGLLVTSLIAAFLVTVTNRAHDEFRSTFLDRWRYGTMRLVSLAADDKRFEGITTPGWVNVSINVLSTLLLLAVLYAAFRSRKAVDPLTEDDERKLHGLLDKYGERDSLGYFALRREKSVVWSPSGKAAVAYRVIGGVSLASGDPIGDPEAWPGAIEPWLADARVHGWIPAVMGASEEAGTIYARHGLDALELGDEAIVETAEFTMEGRAMRTVRQAYNRVKRAGYEVRIRRHEDIPADEMAHLLKRADDWRDGATERGFSMALGRLGDPADGRCVMLECTDGEGELRAMLSFVPWGPRGLSLDLMRRDRDSENGLMEFMVIELLQRAAEIKITQVSLNFAMFRSVFERGSRLGAGPVLRLWRSLLTFFSRWWQIESLYRANAKYRPIWEPRFLLFEKSGDLPRIGIASARAEGFLEAPGLPKWMHRKHLESRR from the coding sequence ATGGGAGATGAGCAATCTACTGCCGGGCGCCGTCAGCGTCTCGCCGCGGCCTTCAGCGTCTGGTACCTCCGCGCCGTCACCTTCATCAACTTTCTGAGCGCGGTCTGGGTCTCCCTGGGACAGGATCTGCGGCGGCACAACACCGAGAACTACTTCACGCCGTATCTGCTGACCGCCGGCTTCGCGTCCGGCGCCTTCACGATGTTCCTGGCGATCACGATGCGCCGCCGCAAACGCGCCGCCTGGATCCTCAACCTCGTACTCAGCGGGCTCTTCCTGCTCCTCTTCGCGTTCGCGATGATCTTCCCGGAGATCCGCCGGTACGCGCAGAACTGGATCTCCCTCGTCCTGACCGCCGCGTTCGTCGCCTCGCTGATCGTCGGGCGACGCGAGTTCTACGCCAAGGGCGACCGCTCCAATCCGAAGCTCGCCGCGGCCGTCGCCGTCGGCGGGCTCCTGGTGACCTCGCTGATCGCCGCGTTCCTGGTCACCGTCACCAACCGCGCGCACGACGAGTTCCGTTCGACCTTCCTCGACCGCTGGCGCTACGGCACGATGCGCCTGGTCTCGCTGGCCGCCGACGACAAGCGGTTCGAGGGCATCACCACGCCCGGCTGGGTCAACGTCTCCATCAACGTACTCAGCACGCTTCTCCTCCTTGCCGTCCTGTACGCCGCGTTCCGCTCGCGCAAGGCGGTCGACCCGCTCACCGAGGACGACGAGCGCAAGCTGCACGGACTGCTCGACAAGTACGGAGAGCGCGACTCGCTCGGCTACTTCGCGCTGCGCCGCGAGAAGAGCGTCGTCTGGTCGCCGAGCGGCAAGGCCGCGGTCGCCTACCGGGTGATCGGGGGCGTCTCGCTGGCCTCCGGTGATCCGATCGGGGATCCGGAGGCCTGGCCCGGCGCCATCGAGCCCTGGCTCGCCGACGCCCGTGTGCACGGCTGGATCCCCGCCGTGATGGGCGCGAGCGAGGAGGCGGGCACGATCTACGCCCGGCACGGCCTCGACGCGCTCGAACTGGGCGACGAAGCCATTGTCGAGACGGCCGAGTTCACGATGGAAGGGCGGGCCATGCGGACGGTCCGCCAGGCGTACAACCGGGTCAAACGAGCCGGTTACGAGGTGCGGATCCGCCGTCACGAGGACATCCCCGCCGACGAGATGGCCCACCTCCTCAAGCGGGCGGACGACTGGCGCGACGGGGCCACCGAGCGCGGCTTCTCCATGGCGCTCGGGCGGCTCGGCGACCCCGCGGACGGGCGGTGCGTGATGCTCGAATGCACCGATGGGGAAGGGGAGTTGAGGGCGATGCTCTCCTTCGTCCCGTGGGGCCCGCGCGGGCTCTCGCTCGACCTGATGCGCCGTGACCGCGACTCCGAGAACGGCCTGATGGAGTTCATGGTCATCGAACTGCTCCAGCGCGCGGCCGAGATCAAGATCACTCAGGTGTCCCTCAACTTCGCGATGTTCAGGTCGGTCTTCGAACGTGGCTCGCGGCTCGGCGCGGGCCCGGTCCTGCGGTTGTGGCGCTCGCTGCTCACCTTCTTCTCGCGGTGGTGGCAGATCGAGTCGCTGTACCGCGCCAACGCGAAGTACCGCCCGATCTGGGAGCCGCGCTTCCTTCTCTTCGAGAAGAGCGGCGACCTGCCGCGCATCGGCATCGCGTCGGCCCGCGCGGAGGGCTTCTTGGAAGCGCCGGGCCTGCCGAAGTGGATGCACCGCAAGCACCTGGAGTCCCGACGATGA
- a CDS encoding leucyl aminopeptidase, with the protein MTALTLSTAAASGLRADAIVVGVAKGSASSKGTLVIAPGAESVDKAYDGKLASVLETLGASGAEGEVTKLPAPSGFKAPVVLAVGLGTVPEKDETYGTDALRRAAGTAARALSGSKKAAFALPAEDAEDTGAIAEGALLGAYSFDAYKENGSAKGKNGKDAKGPLGEVALLGGKPRDKAYKAAIERATAVAEELNRARDLVNTPPNDLNPEAFAAVATAAAKEHGIKVQVLDEKALTKGGFGGILGVGVGSDAPPRLVKLSYTSSKAKKHLAFIGKGITYDSGGISLKPAGHNETMKCDMAGAAAVFAAVVSAARLGLEVNVTGWLALAENMPSGSATRPGDVLRMYSGKTVEVLNTDAEGRLVLADAIAKASEDEPDAIVDVATLTGAMMMALGSRTFGIMANDDAFRAAIHDASEEAGEPSWPMPLPEHLKKGMDSPTADIANMGERMGGGLVAGLFLQEFVGEGITWAHLDIAGPAFNEGGPFGYTPKGGTGTAVRTLVRLAERTAAGDLG; encoded by the coding sequence GTGACTGCTCTGACTCTCAGCACCGCCGCCGCGTCCGGCCTCCGTGCCGACGCGATCGTCGTCGGCGTCGCCAAGGGCTCTGCCTCGTCCAAGGGGACTCTGGTCATCGCGCCCGGCGCCGAGTCCGTGGACAAGGCGTACGACGGCAAGCTCGCGTCCGTCCTGGAGACCCTCGGTGCCTCGGGCGCCGAGGGCGAGGTGACCAAGCTGCCCGCGCCGTCCGGCTTCAAGGCTCCGGTCGTCCTCGCGGTCGGCCTCGGCACGGTGCCGGAGAAGGACGAGACGTACGGCACCGACGCCCTGCGCCGCGCCGCCGGTACCGCCGCGCGCGCCCTGTCCGGCTCGAAGAAGGCCGCGTTCGCGCTGCCCGCCGAGGACGCCGAGGACACCGGCGCGATCGCCGAGGGCGCCCTGCTGGGCGCGTACTCCTTCGACGCGTACAAGGAAAATGGTTCCGCCAAGGGCAAGAACGGCAAGGATGCCAAGGGTCCGCTCGGTGAGGTCGCCCTGCTCGGCGGCAAGCCCCGCGACAAGGCGTACAAGGCCGCCATCGAGCGCGCCACCGCCGTGGCCGAGGAGCTCAACCGCGCCCGCGACCTGGTCAACACCCCGCCGAACGACCTGAACCCCGAGGCCTTCGCCGCGGTCGCCACCGCGGCCGCCAAGGAGCACGGCATCAAGGTCCAGGTCCTGGACGAGAAGGCGCTCACCAAGGGCGGCTTCGGCGGCATCCTCGGCGTCGGCGTCGGCTCGGACGCCCCGCCGCGCCTGGTCAAGCTCTCGTACACGTCGTCCAAGGCGAAGAAGCACCTCGCCTTCATCGGCAAGGGCATCACGTACGACTCGGGCGGCATCTCGCTGAAGCCCGCCGGTCACAACGAGACCATGAAGTGCGACATGGCCGGTGCCGCGGCCGTCTTCGCCGCCGTCGTCTCGGCCGCCCGCCTGGGCCTCGAGGTGAACGTCACCGGCTGGCTGGCGCTCGCCGAGAACATGCCGTCCGGCTCGGCGACCCGCCCCGGCGACGTCCTGCGCATGTACAGCGGCAAGACCGTCGAGGTGCTCAACACCGACGCCGAGGGCCGTCTGGTCCTGGCCGACGCGATCGCCAAGGCCTCCGAGGACGAGCCCGACGCGATCGTCGACGTGGCGACGCTGACCGGCGCCATGATGATGGCGCTCGGCAGCCGCACCTTCGGGATCATGGCCAACGACGACGCGTTCCGCGCCGCGATCCACGACGCCTCCGAGGAAGCGGGCGAGCCCTCCTGGCCGATGCCGCTGCCCGAGCACCTGAAGAAGGGCATGGACTCCCCCACCGCCGACATCGCCAACATGGGCGAGCGCATGGGCGGCGGTCTGGTGGCCGGTCTCTTCCTTCAGGAGTTCGTCGGCGAGGGCATCACCTGGGCGCACCTGGACATCGCGGGCCCGGCCTTCAACGAGGGCGGCCCGTTCGGCTACACGCCCAAGGGCGGCACCGGCACCGCGGTCCGCACCCTGGTCCGCCTCGCGGAGCGCACGGCCGCGGGCGACCTCGGCTGA
- a CDS encoding GntR family transcriptional regulator: MTAPVVHSLREQIREHIVEGIVSGRWQPGERIVERRIAVELEVSQTPVREALRELETLRLIESAPNKGVRVRNLTAADLEESYPVRAGLEAIAAELAAESLAEDCSALEPHVAALYEADRAADGTSQVRHTVGFHRELVRAADNSVLLHTWEGLGIEVFTALSIRWLGTVQQSYAEEHEALVSAFRRRDPAIAELVKAHVLGCAPRA, encoded by the coding sequence ATGACCGCGCCCGTCGTTCACTCGCTGCGCGAACAGATCCGCGAGCACATCGTGGAGGGGATCGTCAGCGGGCGCTGGCAGCCGGGCGAGCGGATCGTGGAGCGGCGGATCGCCGTGGAGCTGGAGGTCTCGCAGACACCCGTACGGGAGGCCCTGCGGGAGCTGGAGACGCTGCGGCTCATCGAGTCCGCGCCCAACAAGGGCGTCCGCGTACGGAACTTGACCGCGGCGGACCTGGAGGAGAGCTACCCCGTCCGCGCGGGCCTGGAGGCCATCGCCGCCGAACTCGCGGCCGAGAGCCTGGCCGAGGACTGCTCGGCCCTCGAACCCCATGTCGCCGCCCTGTACGAGGCGGACCGTGCCGCCGACGGCACCTCGCAGGTGCGGCACACGGTCGGTTTCCACCGGGAGTTGGTGCGGGCCGCGGACAACTCCGTGCTGCTGCACACCTGGGAGGGCCTCGGCATCGAGGTCTTCACCGCCCTTTCGATCCGGTGGCTCGGGACGGTGCAGCAGTCGTACGCGGAGGAGCACGAGGCCCTCGTCTCGGCCTTCCGGCGGCGCGATCCCGCTATCGCGGAGCTGGTGAAGGCCCACGTCCTGGGCTGCGCGCCGCGCGCCTGA
- the aceE gene encoding pyruvate dehydrogenase (acetyl-transferring), homodimeric type has product MTDPSAIQPSELDQLPDRDPEETAEWQASLDAVTQAAGPHRAAYLMRRTLERAEGAGLALPKLLETDYVNTIPTSAEPAIEGDEAMEQRIAAWNRWNAAAMVTRGSKYGVGGHIATFASAAWLYETGFNHFFQGKEGDGSGDQLYIQGHASPGIYARAFLDGRLNEAQLDNFRRESGGDGLPSYPHPRRLPWLWEFPTVSMGLGPLSAIYQARFNRYLTNRNIKDVSASHVWAFLGDGEMDEPESTAALALAAREGLDNLTYVINCNLQRLDGPVRANFRVVQELEAQFRGAGWNVIKVLWGNAWDELFQLDTNGALVRRLREVPDAQFQTYATRDAAYIREHFFGSEPALVALGQLLSDDKISECFHLSRGGHEARKVYAAYRAALTHKGAPTVILAQTVKGFTLGKGFESKNANHQMKKLTVDEFKDMRDLLELPISDSDFVDGQVPYGHPGADSPEVRYLQERRAALGGPAPARRTQPLAPLPAPADKSFASFDKGSGSQSMATTMAFVRLVKDLIRDKETGKRWVPIVPDEARTFGMESLFPSLGIYSPKGQTYEPVDRDQLMYYREAKDGQILNEGITEAGSMADFIAASSSYATHGEQMIPFYIFYSMFGWQRTADQMWQLGDQLGRGFLVGATAGRTTLTGEGLQHADGHSPVIAATNPAAMSYDPAFAYEVAAIVKDGLRRMYGDAAPGEDQNVFYYLTVYNEPMPQPAKPAGVDEGIVRGLYRFNTAETAGLSAAANASRIQLIGSGTAIHWTLAAQKMLAEEWGVAADVWSATSWTELRRDALEADEAILRGEERTPYVRTALEGAQGPVLAVSDYMRQVPDQIAQWVEQDYSSLGADGFGLSDTRDAARRHFGIDAESIVVAALAQLARRGEVPAASVKEARAKYGL; this is encoded by the coding sequence ATGACCGACCCCTCCGCAATCCAGCCGAGCGAGCTCGACCAGCTCCCGGACCGCGACCCCGAGGAGACCGCCGAATGGCAGGCCTCCCTGGACGCCGTTACCCAGGCGGCCGGGCCGCACCGAGCCGCATACCTGATGCGGCGCACGCTGGAGCGCGCCGAGGGCGCGGGCCTGGCGCTGCCCAAGCTCCTTGAGACCGATTACGTCAACACCATCCCCACCTCCGCCGAGCCGGCGATCGAGGGCGACGAGGCGATGGAGCAGCGGATCGCCGCGTGGAACCGCTGGAACGCGGCCGCGATGGTGACCCGGGGCAGCAAATACGGCGTCGGCGGCCACATCGCCACCTTCGCCTCCGCCGCCTGGCTCTACGAGACCGGCTTCAACCACTTCTTCCAGGGCAAGGAGGGGGACGGCTCCGGCGACCAGCTCTACATCCAGGGCCACGCCTCCCCCGGCATCTACGCCCGCGCCTTCCTTGACGGCCGTCTGAACGAGGCGCAGCTCGACAACTTCCGCCGCGAGTCGGGCGGCGACGGCCTGCCGTCCTACCCGCACCCGCGCCGTCTGCCCTGGCTCTGGGAGTTCCCGACCGTTTCGATGGGCCTCGGCCCGCTGTCGGCGATCTACCAGGCGCGCTTCAACCGCTACCTCACCAACCGCAACATCAAGGACGTCTCCGCCTCGCACGTGTGGGCGTTCCTCGGTGACGGCGAGATGGACGAGCCCGAGTCGACGGCAGCCCTCGCGCTCGCCGCGCGTGAGGGTCTGGACAACCTCACGTACGTCATCAACTGCAACCTGCAGCGCCTCGACGGCCCGGTCCGCGCCAACTTCCGCGTGGTCCAGGAGCTGGAGGCCCAGTTCCGCGGCGCCGGCTGGAACGTCATCAAGGTCCTGTGGGGCAACGCCTGGGACGAGCTGTTCCAGCTCGACACCAACGGCGCCCTGGTCCGCCGCCTGCGCGAGGTGCCGGACGCGCAGTTCCAGACGTACGCGACGCGCGACGCCGCCTACATCCGCGAGCACTTCTTCGGCTCCGAGCCCGCGCTCGTGGCCCTCGGTCAGCTGCTGAGCGACGACAAGATCAGCGAGTGCTTCCACCTCTCGCGCGGCGGCCACGAGGCCCGCAAGGTCTACGCGGCCTACCGTGCGGCGCTCACCCACAAGGGTGCGCCGACCGTGATCCTCGCGCAGACGGTCAAGGGCTTCACGCTCGGCAAGGGCTTCGAGTCCAAGAACGCCAACCACCAGATGAAGAAGCTCACGGTGGACGAGTTCAAGGACATGCGCGACCTCCTTGAGCTGCCGATCTCGGACAGTGACTTCGTCGACGGCCAGGTGCCCTACGGCCACCCCGGCGCCGACTCCCCCGAGGTCCGCTACCTCCAGGAGCGCCGTGCCGCGCTCGGCGGTCCGGCCCCGGCCCGCCGCACGCAGCCGCTCGCGCCGCTGCCCGCCCCGGCCGACAAGTCGTTCGCCTCGTTCGACAAGGGCTCGGGCTCGCAGTCGATGGCGACGACCATGGCCTTCGTACGCCTCGTCAAGGACCTGATCCGCGACAAGGAGACCGGCAAGCGCTGGGTGCCGATCGTCCCCGACGAGGCGCGCACCTTCGGCATGGAGTCGCTCTTCCCGTCGCTCGGCATCTACTCGCCCAAGGGCCAGACGTACGAGCCGGTCGACCGCGACCAGCTGATGTACTACCGCGAGGCCAAGGACGGCCAGATCCTCAACGAGGGGATCACCGAGGCCGGCTCGATGGCGGACTTCATCGCCGCGTCGTCGTCGTACGCGACGCACGGCGAGCAGATGATCCCCTTCTACATCTTCTACTCGATGTTCGGCTGGCAGCGCACGGCCGACCAGATGTGGCAGCTCGGCGACCAGCTCGGCCGCGGCTTCCTCGTCGGCGCCACCGCCGGTCGTACGACGCTGACGGGTGAGGGTCTGCAGCACGCGGACGGTCACTCTCCGGTGATCGCCGCGACGAACCCCGCCGCCATGTCGTACGACCCCGCGTTCGCCTACGAGGTCGCGGCGATCGTCAAGGACGGTCTGCGCCGGATGTACGGCGACGCCGCCCCCGGTGAGGACCAGAACGTCTTCTACTACCTCACCGTCTACAACGAGCCGATGCCGCAGCCCGCGAAGCCCGCGGGTGTGGACGAGGGCATCGTGCGCGGTCTGTACCGCTTCAACACCGCTGAGACGGCCGGTCTTTCGGCTGCCGCCAACGCCTCGCGCATCCAGCTGATCGGCTCGGGTACGGCCATCCACTGGACCCTGGCCGCGCAGAAGATGCTCGCCGAGGAGTGGGGCGTGGCCGCCGACGTGTGGTCCGCGACCTCCTGGACCGAGCTGCGCCGCGACGCCCTTGAGGCGGACGAGGCGATCCTGCGCGGCGAGGAGCGCACTCCGTACGTGCGTACGGCGCTTGAGGGTGCGCAGGGTCCCGTGCTCGCGGTCTCCGACTACATGCGGCAGGTGCCGGACCAGATCGCGCAGTGGGTCGAGCAGGACTACTCGTCCCTGGGTGCGGACGGCTTCGGCCTCTCCGACACGCGTGACGCGGCGCGTCGCCACTTCGGCATCGACGCCGAGTCGATCGTCGTGGCCGCTCTCGCGCAGCTGGCACGGCGGGGCGAGGTTCCCGCTGCCTCGGTGAAGGAGGCTCGGGCCAAGTACGGTCTGTAG
- a CDS encoding adenosylcobinamide-GDP ribazoletransferase, translated as MPRTFPADGLRFAFGTLTALPVRVTKWDRDAARVGMLCAPLAGLVVGLCAAALGAALMALGTGPLLAAVASAAVPAALTRGLHLDGLADTADGLGSARPAEQALRIMKQSDVGPFGVITLLFTLLAQVAVLFQLYEASWTRGALAAAVSAAAARLALTLAARKGVPPARPEGLGAAVAGTVPRGAALLAAALVTAVAALAAVPFGAYETVRYAAAVVLAVCAAELLLRHCVRRFGGITGDVFGALAETAATAALVVLALG; from the coding sequence GTGCCCCGAACCTTCCCCGCCGACGGCCTCCGCTTCGCCTTCGGCACCCTCACCGCGCTCCCGGTCCGCGTCACCAAGTGGGACCGTGACGCCGCCCGCGTGGGCATGCTCTGCGCTCCCCTCGCCGGCCTGGTGGTCGGCCTCTGCGCGGCCGCACTCGGCGCCGCGCTCATGGCCCTGGGCACAGGCCCCCTCCTGGCGGCCGTGGCGAGCGCCGCCGTCCCCGCCGCGCTGACCCGCGGCCTGCACCTCGACGGCCTCGCCGACACCGCCGACGGCCTCGGCAGCGCCAGACCTGCCGAGCAGGCGCTCCGGATCATGAAGCAGTCCGACGTCGGCCCCTTCGGCGTCATCACGCTGCTCTTCACCCTGCTCGCCCAGGTGGCCGTCCTCTTCCAGCTGTACGAGGCCTCATGGACCCGGGGCGCACTCGCCGCGGCCGTCTCGGCGGCCGCCGCGCGCCTCGCCCTCACCCTGGCCGCCCGCAAGGGCGTCCCCCCGGCCCGCCCCGAGGGGCTCGGTGCGGCGGTGGCCGGGACGGTTCCCCGGGGCGCCGCCCTGCTCGCGGCGGCGCTCGTCACCGCGGTGGCCGCGCTCGCCGCCGTGCCCTTCGGGGCGTACGAGACGGTGCGGTACGCGGCGGCCGTTGTCCTTGCGGTCTGCGCCGCCGAACTCCTCCTGCGGCACTGTGTCCGCCGTTTCGGAGGCATCACGGGCGACGTCTTCGGCGCGCTCGCCGAGACCGCGGCCACGGCGGCCCTGGTCGTCCTGGCGCTCGGCTGA
- the sucB gene encoding 2-oxoglutarate dehydrogenase, E2 component, dihydrolipoamide succinyltransferase codes for MAVSVSLPALGESVTEGTVTRWLKAEGERVEADEPLLEVSTDKVDTEIPSPAAGILASIKVAEDETVEVGAELAVIDDGSGAPAAESAPAAEPAQAEAPAPAAEAPAAPAPAAEAPAAPAAPAGGASGTDVTLPALGESVTEGTVTRWLKEVGEEVAEDEPLLEVSTDKVDTEIPSPTAGVLLEIVVGEDETAEVGAKLAVIGAPGAAPAAAAPAAPAAPAAAPAAPAAPAAPAAAPAAPAAPAAAAPAPAQPAAPAAPAPAPAQPAAPAQPAAPAPSAPAPAAPASPADDGAYVTPLVRKLANEHGVSLSDVKGTGVGGRIRKQDVIAAAEAKKTAPAPAAAAAPAASKAPAIEASPLRGQTVKMTRMRKVIGDNMMKALHSQAQLTSVVEVDITKLMKLRAKAKDAFAAREGVKLSPMPFFVKAAAQALKAHPVVNARINDDEGTITYFDSENIGIAVDAEKGLMTPVIKGAGDLNIAGISKKTAELAGKARGGGLTPDDMSGATFTVSNTGSRGALFDTVIVPPNQAAILGIGATVKRPVVINHPDLGETIAVRDMTYLSLSYDHRLVDGADAARYLTTVKAILEAGEFEVELGL; via the coding sequence ATGGCGGTTTCCGTATCCCTTCCGGCGCTCGGCGAGAGCGTCACCGAGGGCACTGTCACCCGTTGGCTGAAGGCCGAGGGCGAGCGCGTCGAGGCCGACGAGCCGCTGCTCGAGGTCTCGACCGACAAGGTCGACACCGAGATCCCCTCCCCGGCCGCCGGCATCCTGGCGTCCATCAAGGTCGCCGAGGACGAGACCGTCGAGGTCGGCGCCGAGCTGGCCGTCATCGACGACGGTAGCGGCGCCCCCGCTGCCGAGTCCGCCCCGGCCGCCGAGCCGGCGCAGGCCGAGGCTCCGGCCCCGGCCGCCGAGGCCCCCGCGGCTCCGGCTCCCGCCGCCGAGGCGCCTGCCGCACCGGCCGCACCGGCCGGTGGCGCCTCCGGTACCGACGTCACGCTGCCCGCCCTGGGCGAGTCGGTCACCGAGGGCACCGTCACCCGTTGGCTGAAGGAGGTCGGCGAGGAGGTCGCGGAGGACGAGCCCCTGCTCGAGGTCTCCACGGACAAGGTCGACACCGAGATCCCCTCCCCGACCGCGGGCGTGCTGCTCGAGATCGTCGTGGGCGAGGACGAGACCGCCGAGGTCGGCGCCAAGCTCGCCGTCATCGGCGCTCCCGGTGCGGCTCCGGCCGCTGCCGCTCCGGCTGCCCCGGCCGCTCCGGCCGCTGCTCCGGCGGCGCCCGCGGCCCCGGCCGCCCCCGCTGCGGCTCCCGCGGCCCCGGCGGCGCCCGCCGCTGCCGCTCCGGCTCCGGCACAGCCCGCGGCTCCGGCTGCTCCGGCGCCCGCTCCGGCTCAGCCCGCAGCCCCGGCTCAGCCCGCGGCCCCGGCCCCGTCCGCGCCCGCGCCCGCCGCACCGGCCTCCCCGGCCGACGACGGCGCATACGTCACGCCGCTGGTCCGCAAGCTGGCCAACGAGCACGGCGTGAGCCTCTCGGACGTCAAGGGCACCGGCGTCGGTGGCCGTATCCGCAAGCAGGACGTCATCGCGGCCGCCGAGGCCAAGAAGACCGCTCCGGCTCCGGCTGCCGCCGCTGCCCCGGCCGCCTCGAAGGCCCCGGCCATCGAGGCGTCCCCGCTGCGCGGCCAGACGGTCAAGATGACCCGCATGCGCAAGGTCATCGGCGACAACATGATGAAGGCGCTGCACTCGCAGGCCCAGCTGACCTCGGTCGTCGAGGTCGACATCACGAAGCTGATGAAGCTGCGCGCCAAGGCGAAGGACGCGTTCGCGGCCCGTGAGGGCGTCAAGCTCTCCCCGATGCCGTTCTTCGTCAAGGCCGCCGCCCAGGCGCTGAAGGCCCACCCGGTCGTCAACGCCCGGATCAACGACGACGAAGGCACCATCACGTACTTCGACTCGGAGAACATCGGCATCGCCGTTGACGCCGAGAAGGGTCTGATGACGCCGGTCATCAAGGGTGCGGGCGACCTGAACATCGCCGGTATCTCGAAGAAGACCGCCGAGCTGGCCGGCAAGGCCCGTGGCGGTGGCCTCACCCCGGACGACATGTCCGGTGCCACCTTCACGGTCTCCAACACCGGTTCGCGCGGTGCCCTGTTCGACACGGTCATCGTGCCGCCGAACCAGGCCGCCATCCTCGGCATCGGTGCCACGGTCAAGCGCCCGGTCGTCATCAACCACCCGGACCTCGGCGAGACCATCGCCGTCCGTGACATGACGTACCTGTCGCTCTCCTACGACCACCGTCTGGTGGACGGCGCGGACGCCGCCCGCTACCTGACCACGGTCAAGGCGATCCTTGAGGCCGGCGAGTTCGAGGTCGAGCTCGGCCTGTAG